The Candidatus Eisenbacteria bacterium nucleotide sequence TCAACGGCAAAAGAAGGGATAATCACCTTGCCCCCGCGCGCCACAGTCTTGGTGATGACACGTGCGATATCGTCCTGGCTCTGTTCCAGCGTGCCGTGTTCCCGGTCGCCGTAAGTGCTTTCTACAATCACGTAATCCAGATTGCGCGCGATTTCAGGGTCCCTCAGAAGCAGCGTCCCGGGCCTCCCCAGATCGCCGGTAAAGCCAAGGCGAACCGTCCGCCCATGCCCGTTTAGCTCAAGGACAATGATTGCGGAACCCAAAATGTGTCCGGCATCGAGCATCATCACGCGCGTATTGCCGAGGCAGAACCATTTGTCATATGCGCGGCCAACGAGGTGAGGAAGAGTACGCTCTGCATCCCGAACCGTGTACAGCGGCTCCACATCTGGCAAACCCCGCCGTGAAGTCTTCTGGTTGAGGTACTCGGCGTCCTGCTCCTGAATATGGGCGCTGTCTCGAAGCATCAGGGCAGCCAGATCGCGGGTCGCCATCGTGCAGTTCACTTCTCCCGCGAAACCGTTCTTGACCAGCGTTGGCAGGTTGCCCGAGTGATCGATGTGCGCGTGCGAGAGGATCGCAGAGGTCACACTTCTTGGATCAAAAGGAAGGTGGGAGTTCCGCTCAAACGCTTCTGCGCGATGCCCCTGATATAGTCCGCAGTCAAGCAGGATACGCTGTCCATCGGCCTCGACGAGATGCATCGAGCCGGTAGTCGTGCGTGCTGCACCGTAGAAGGTAAGTTTCATGTGCGTCCGAGTGCCTATGTTACCACAAATTGAAGGATATGCGCCAGTCGTGTGCAGCGAGACCTGCGGCCTTCATTAGCAGTGATGCGCTGCATAGCACAGTAGCCATGCAGCGCACCCTCGTGTAACTTCACTTCGCTCAGTTCTATCCGGCTACATCCGGTACCGTCTCTCCCCATATAAGCATGGCGCCGTTTGGGACCAGGGGCGTAACGGCATGTCAACGCGCAAGGAGAACCTTTGTCGAGCTCGACACGCCCTCGCCATCAAGCCTGGCGACATAGACGCCGGAACTCAGTCGCCTGCCGTTTGCGTCTGTTCCGCTCCACATGAGAACATTCGATCCCTTATCCAGTCTTCCCTTCGCAAGCACGAGAATCTTCCGGCCTGAAACGTCATACATAGAAACCTCGCCATCAATAGATCTCTCGAGCTCGAAACTGATGCTGATGACCGGATTGAACGGGTTGGGCCATGCCCGGATTTCTCCGAGAAGCGGAGGCCGGGATGAAGTCAAAGCTTCTGGCGCCTGAGGAGCAGCGGCTTCATATGCGTGCTCTTTCTCTTTGCCGGAAGGAAGGGCCGCAATGGTCGCTGTTGCGTACTCGATGGTGTATGCAAGATAGTCCGCCGAACATGAATAGCTGGAGGCTCTGGCGTCCGCAGTCACCCTCGCCCTAATCTCCCCGCTCGCAGACACGAAGTTGGACGGAGACGTCATTGTATAGGTACGGGTCACATCGGATGTGCCTACGCTTGCCTGGTCCACCTGTGTCCAGGAGCTTGAGGAGAAGTTGTAGAGGTGGAGCGTCTGGGTTCTGGACGTCGAATACTTTCCATCGTACGTAATTGTCAGCTTGGTCGGTGTCTCAGCGATCCCAGTTGAGCCGTACCAGTCTGTGTAGTATTTCTTCCCACTCTTGGCGGAGTTTACTCTCATGTAACTCGCATCATCGGCCGCAAGATTCAGGTAGCTCCCCGAGGCAATAGTCCCTATCAGCATCGTGGTGCTTGTCGGGTAGTAGGTCTTCGTCGCTATCCCGCCGCCGGAATTGTAGTACGTATCAGTGAACCCGCTACCCTTTACCGTGTAAGCTGCCCCAGCGCCAGGATCAGCTTCGACTATGATCGTGCCTCCTACCTTGTCCCAGCCGGAAACGGGAGAAGCTCCGGAACCGGTTTCGGTCCAATACGTCTTCACATTGTGATTATGCAGCCTGCTCAAAGCTTCCGATGTGGGATGCCCGTAGCTGTTGGTGCCGACGGAGATCACACCTACTTCAGCGGTGATCGCAGTCAGCCAGTTGTCAATCGATGAAGTGGCGGAACCATGGTGATGGACCTTATACACCTCTACGTCTCCGACTTCGGGCCCGACCGTGGTCTCAACGTCGTTACTGGAACCTCCCGTCAGGTCACCTCCCATCACTTCATCGAAATTGCCGTAGGTAACCTTGAGGACCACGCTCTTTGAGTTCTCGTCCGAGCCGGTGGGCGAATAAACGCCGGCACCGTTCAAATCAACACACTTGATATAGACAGGATTGGCAGAACCTGCATCAAGTGTGATGGTCTGATTCTTTGTCATCGTCTGTCTCTTGCTGCCCAATGCATTCACGTAGTCCGTATAGGTTTGGCTGGAATAGGAATAACCCCTGTCATATCCAGCGATGTTCAGCACAACACCGGCAGCAGTAAGGTCGTCGAGACATCCGATGTGGTCGGCGTGGTAGTGCGATGCAAAGTTATAGTCGAAGTTCGTGACGCCCAGACCCGTGATGTAGTTCACGAACAATGGGCAGTTCGTATACGTGCCGTCATCGACTATTGCCAGTTGCCCCTGGGGGCTGATGATCAGGATTCCGTCTCCCTGGGCGACATCAATGTGATGAATCTGAAGCTTGCCGTTTCCCAGCGCAGCCAACACGCACTGGGCAGGCAGGACCAACAAAGCAAGAACGAAGACAGCCGCAAAGAATTTTCTGTTTAGAGATAGAGATCTTCTTTCCCACATAACCTTCCTCCCTCCACTAGCCATTCTGCACCGAATTGCCCGGGACCTCCCCCCACCGCACTAGCCTGATTCAAACTAGACCAGATCACATTGAGTGTAGGAGCTTACTTCCTGACAAAAGGCGAGAATTTTCTGATTCGAGGTCGTGCCGGACCGGCCAGCGTCCAAGGCAACTTGTATCGCTGGGGATTGTGGATGTCAATAGGCAAGAAAAGCGCAGGAGGGATAGGCTCAGATTTTGTCCTTGTAAGATGTGCGCGTTTTTCCCAAAATCATTGCTATGGGGACCGACAGGAGATTTGGAACCGTAGTGCTGATAGCCATAAACATTGCTATTTTTGCCTCGGCGATTGGAATTGTATTCAATGTTATCAGTCCTTCCGGCATTGAAATCAAGGTGAAGCCGGCCGTGAAAATTACGGCAACTTCGTACATCCCCGTAGAAACACCCTCGGCTCCTGGGCTCACGAAGACGGTGCCATCAGAAGCCGAGTCCATAAAGGCAGCACCACCGAAAATTGCGGTGCCAAAGGCAGCAAGTCCGGGCACTGCGAAAGAGCGTACAGTCAACGAAGATGCCGGCAGTCAGCCTGAAAAGACTGTTGCGGCACCCGCTGCCGGGACACCGGGAGAATCTCCTGGCGCAGTTAGGGCTCCTGAAACCAAAGTCCGGACTCAACCCGAGGCAATAAAGGAGAACATTGACATACGCAAGACGAAAGAACTGTTCGATGCAGGCAACGCGATATTTCTCGACGCAAGACCTGAGTTCGAATACTTGGAGGGTCACATCAAAGGAGCGCTTTCTCTTTCTGACAGCAGGTTTGACTATCAGTACGGCTTGATCAGAAACAAGATACGGAAGGACGATACTCTCGTGGTCTATTGCCGCGATGCCGAGTGTGATCTGAGCGACCTAGTTGCAGACAGATTGAACAAGCTTGGATACACCAGAATATATGTTCTCAAAGACGGCTGGTATGGCTGGGCTGATGCCGGATACCCCGTTGAAGGAGGAAGAATAAGATGATCCAGGGCGAAAACAGGGAGCATAACATGACAAGTGCGCCTACCGCCGGATCCGGTTTCTGCGGGAACCTCAGAAAATTCTCGTCGAATCACAAAGTCCTTTTTGTCATGAGGATAATTGTGGGCGTGATTTTCATCCTTGCGAGCGTTTACAAAGTCGGCAATCCGGATCATTTCAGGGCAGTCGTGGCAGAATACAGATTAATGCCGGAGCAGCTTGTCCCGCTAGTGGCAGTCACTCTGCCCTGGGTTGAGTTCATATGCGGGGTCATGCTGATACTCGGCGTGTATTCAAGGAGCAATGCCCTCATCGTTGTCGGAGTTCTGTGTGTTTATATCGCCGGGATGACGATCAATCTAAGCAGGGGATTGGTTCACGACTGCGGCTGCTTTGATTTTTTCAATGAAGAAATCGGGATTGGCACAATCGTGAGAGATCTGGTGTTCCTGATTCTGGCCATCCCGATTCTGCTCTATGACAGGAATTCTCTGCTGAAGAAAACATAGAGCGGCTTCCTGAGCCCACCCGAATTGGCCGAGTGGAACGGTCACGTCTGTTCTGAAGAAGATGCAAAACTTCTCCACACCGCTTCAAGAATTTGCACAACACCCCGGGGCTCACGCTTGAGCAGCGACTGGGTTACTCAACTTACCGAGGCCCTGAATTTCAACTTCGACTACGTCACCCGGCTTCAAGGGTCCAACCCCTGCCGGTGTTCCTGTGAAGATCAAATCGCCTGCCTCCAGCGTCATCACTGATGAGATGAAGGCAACCAATGTGTCAACTTTGAAAATCATCTCGCGGGTGGAAGCCTTCTGCCGCACCGCGCCGTTCACCGTACATGCAATCAGGGCATCCGACGGATCGAACTCAGTGTCAATCCACGGGCCGAATGGACAGAAGGTGTCAAAGCTCTTTGCCCGGGTCCACTGGCCGTCGCTGCGCTGGAGGTCGCGTGCCGTGGCATCATTCCCAATGGTGTAGCCAAGGATGTAACCTCGGGCCTCACCGGCGGCAATATGGCGGCCGCGCCTCCCGATAACTACCACAAGCTCGGCTTCATGTTCGACCTGCTGGGATTGAGGTGGGAGGACAATCTTGTCGCCGGGGTTGATGATGGACGATGGTGGCTTCATGAAGATGAGCGGCACTTTTGGGACATCGCTGCCGTGCTCCCTGGCGTG carries:
- a CDS encoding MBL fold metallo-hydrolase — protein: MKLTFYGAARTTTGSMHLVEADGQRILLDCGLYQGHRAEAFERNSHLPFDPRSVTSAILSHAHIDHSGNLPTLVKNGFAGEVNCTMATRDLAALMLRDSAHIQEQDAEYLNQKTSRRGLPDVEPLYTVRDAERTLPHLVGRAYDKWFCLGNTRVMMLDAGHILGSAIIVLELNGHGRTVRLGFTGDLGRPGTLLLRDPEIARNLDYVIVESTYGDREHGTLEQSQDDIARVITKTVARGGKVIIPSFAVERAQEVVYTLHLKRETGEVPAVPMFVDSPLAINATDVFRLHTECLNEKVLAYVHSNHDPFGFGGLHYTRSVDESKKINSIHGSCVIIAGNGMCEAGRIRHHLKNNIEDDRSTILFVGYQAENTLGRRLIDGAKRVKIFGDEFSVRAKIHVENGFSAHADRSELLEWMGHVKDSLKGAFVVHGEEQSALSFANALRSMGGFTVTVPEPGQTIEL
- a CDS encoding T9SS type A sorting domain-containing protein; the encoded protein is MWERRSLSLNRKFFAAVFVLALLVLPAQCVLAALGNGKLQIHHIDVAQGDGILIISPQGQLAIVDDGTYTNCPLFVNYITGLGVTNFDYNFASHYHADHIGCLDDLTAAGVVLNIAGYDRGYSYSSQTYTDYVNALGSKRQTMTKNQTITLDAGSANPVYIKCVDLNGAGVYSPTGSDENSKSVVLKVTYGNFDEVMGGDLTGGSSNDVETTVGPEVGDVEVYKVHHHGSATSSIDNWLTAITAEVGVISVGTNSYGHPTSEALSRLHNHNVKTYWTETGSGASPVSGWDKVGGTIIVEADPGAGAAYTVKGSGFTDTYYNSGGGIATKTYYPTSTTMLIGTIASGSYLNLAADDASYMRVNSAKSGKKYYTDWYGSTGIAETPTKLTITYDGKYSTSRTQTLHLYNFSSSSWTQVDQASVGTSDVTRTYTMTSPSNFVSASGEIRARVTADARASSYSCSADYLAYTIEYATATIAALPSGKEKEHAYEAAAPQAPEALTSSRPPLLGEIRAWPNPFNPVISISFELERSIDGEVSMYDVSGRKILVLAKGRLDKGSNVLMWSGTDANGRRLSSGVYVARLDGEGVSSSTKVLLAR
- a CDS encoding rhodanese-like domain-containing protein, whose amino-acid sequence is MLIAINIAIFASAIGIVFNVISPSGIEIKVKPAVKITATSYIPVETPSAPGLTKTVPSEAESIKAAPPKIAVPKAASPGTAKERTVNEDAGSQPEKTVAAPAAGTPGESPGAVRAPETKVRTQPEAIKENIDIRKTKELFDAGNAIFLDARPEFEYLEGHIKGALSLSDSRFDYQYGLIRNKIRKDDTLVVYCRDAECDLSDLVADRLNKLGYTRIYVLKDGWYGWADAGYPVEGGRIR
- a CDS encoding MauE/DoxX family redox-associated membrane protein, with the translated sequence MIQGENREHNMTSAPTAGSGFCGNLRKFSSNHKVLFVMRIIVGVIFILASVYKVGNPDHFRAVVAEYRLMPEQLVPLVAVTLPWVEFICGVMLILGVYSRSNALIVVGVLCVYIAGMTINLSRGLVHDCGCFDFFNEEIGIGTIVRDLVFLILAIPILLYDRNSLLKKT
- a CDS encoding fumarylacetoacetate hydrolase family protein; this translates as MRIVRYQIKDEAPRCGLIMEGEIKPIEGSIFGDYRRMGPGVPVGSVRLLAPAEPGKIICLGRNYAEHAREHGSDVPKVPLIFMKPPSSIINPGDKIVLPPQSQQVEHEAELVVVIGRRGRHIAAGEARGYILGYTIGNDATARDLQRSDGQWTRAKSFDTFCPFGPWIDTEFDPSDALIACTVNGAVRQKASTREMIFKVDTLVAFISSVMTLEAGDLIFTGTPAGVGPLKPGDVVEVEIQGLGKLSNPVAAQA